The Magnolia sinica isolate HGM2019 chromosome 9, MsV1, whole genome shotgun sequence sequence TCTTTTGGTGCCCATATATAAGAATCATAACAACCGAATGATGGTAACTTAGGAAAATTAAAATGAACGTGAAATGATGAAATATGGTTGTGACATTCTTATCAATGAGTGTCAAATGTCCCATTCAAAATCACATGTGGTGTTTATGGAAAATTACTTCTTTTTAGTAACATCTTATGTTGGTTGCCCACAAGTGTTTATGTTGTTTTAACTATATTTGCCGTAGATCTGATTAAGAGTTTGGATGCAGGAACGCTAAGGAGGTAAAGCAGTGGTGTGGATAAAACGTCGAGGTATAGAACAATTGAGGTTTATGTTAGGGGTTTGCAAGACTAAGTCTTAAGTTATCTATAGCTTCCTGCCTTTGATTCATTTCTTTTGTGTTGTTGCAGGAGATCTGAATATCCTAATAATGCTCCAAAGCTTTGTAGAAATGCTTCTGCTGTAGTTGACATCAGTAGCCTAGCTTCACAATGCTCTCCTGTCAATCCAGGTaagttgtaacaactaacaatCATAATGCATACTTGGTACATCAGGGCCAAACAGTCCCTTCCACTGATTGTGCCTATTGGCTGTGTTCGGCAAGCACCGAGGTATCAAATCCACCATTTGACCAGTAGACAGTTTAACCTGCATTTTGTAGACATTGTAAGACAATGCACGTGGGCGCTTTGGCAAGCACCTGCTATCAAATCCAACATGTACTGTCAATGAGTGTTTTGTTGGCTGATTAGTTTAATCCATCATTTTTAGTAGCACTAGAATCAGTGATGTAAGTACCTTTTCTTCTGGTAGGTCATGCCAATCAGCACCCGGGCGCTTTGGAATTCTTTGGCATCGGATGTAGTTCAActcattcttttcttttgataTGTGATCACTCAAGACCAACATGTTCCCTCGGATTTTCTTTTGGAACCATGACACAGGATCATTTCCATACTGCAAACAAAAAACAAGGAGCAATTGTAAGAGCAATGAAAATACACCATCGGTAAAATGAAGGTCAAAAGGATATCTCAAAGTGTATTCCATCACTAGAAGTTTTAACTAAATTTGTTTTGTGCAGACAACCGAGGACAAAGTTTCATCAGAAAACTCACATCCATCTTTGTTTTAGATGCTCCATTTCCAACAGGTGGGAGATCTCCAATTGTATCTCTTACAGCTATTACACGGAAGGGTGCCCCTCCTGTACTACTGATGGCAGCATACTGTACATCCCTTGGTAATGTGATTTTCAGTCCTGGGCCTGCAAAGACGTGAATTGGCTCTGGCCACTCTGGGAGTGTCTCTTGTGGAGAAGTTGCCCATATGAATGCTCGTTTCCCAGACTGAGAAACACCAAAGGCTCCAGCCTCCAGAACACCAAATCTCACCTAAAAAGGCGCACAAAGAAATTATATAGCTGCTTtacaagagagaaaaaaaaaaaaaaaaaaaaaaaaggaagaagaagaagatcccaAGTACATGCAAAGGGACAATACCTGATAACCCATTTCAAGAAGTGAAGCAAGCATTAATCGGAATGTCTGCCCTTtgttaaaagaaacaaaattccTCACGTTTTCTAAAAGAAACAAAATGGCCACCAGTTGGATAGGTGGCTATAAACTGAACATCATAGTAATTGACAACTCTAACTATTTGATTGTTATGAGTTTTCCCCTGTTGATATAGCCATTAATTGCTTATTCTTTCAGGCCCCCCAATTGGAATGGTTACCATAGTCATATGGCCATGCTTTTTGGGGTAAGACCCATTGatgtggtagcccatgaaatcaAGGGTCCAGATCATCATATGCAAATGCCATGTGTACAGTAGAGATGTTTAGGGGAAGTAGCATTATTCAATAGCTTAAAGAATACAGAAACCagcaaggaaaggaaaaaaaaaaaaccactaaaGAATGCCATCAAACTACCTGGAAATCAAAGGCAGTGAAATTGTGTGACAGTCGGGAATGTGAATTTTGACTAGAAGACCAATCACCAATACACTCAATGAAGATCATGATATGATATTTTTCATTCCTCACCACACATAACCTGCCCAATGAATTGTAGTTTCTGAATAAAAGGATGCCCCCCATACCAATGTAAAAATATCAGATTTGACAGAAAAGCACACAAGAAATTTATAAATATTCAATCAAATAGCATGTCAAATAGTATGCATTGAAGGAAAATAAGGGCAATGTCATCATTTCTAAGAGAATAAACTCGGACTATCCTTAAAAAGAGTTCCACACTTAAGTTGCTAAAAGCAAAGGAAGATTATACCAGAAATTCAACTGAGAGAACTTTTTGACACCTTCCTAATCCAGAAAGTCGAAGCCGATAACCTGAGTCGGCATTAGGAATATCTTTGCCCGGTGAAATCTTCACTTCCCTCCTTCGCAATCCATATAAAGACTTAGAAAAAGAAGCATCTGGAAATAAATGAAATGTGAAAAAACATCATTGAATATAATTACCATTACATTTAATCAACACAAATGAGATGCTTATTTACAATTTAAATGCATTCCAGCAAGGTGAACACCCATGGACTTGATTCAAAAATAGAACAAAAGAAAAGACACAACAAGTTTCGCATCTTAAACCAAATGAAACACACAAAAGATGCATGTTAAACTCCTGGATAATCCATGACATGAATTCAGAATCAATGGATCTTGGTaaccgaaaaaaaataaaaaatgcatcaAGTGGCATGGTTCTTCCAC is a genomic window containing:
- the LOC131254790 gene encoding DNA (cytosine-5)-methyltransferase 1B-like isoform X2, translated to MLASLLEMGYQVRFGVLEAGAFGVSQSGKRAFIWATSPQETLPEWPEPIHVFAGPGLKITLPRDVQYAAISSTGGAPFRVIAVRDTIGDLPPVGNGASKTKMDYGNDPVSWFQKKIRGNMLVLSDHISKEKNELNYIRCQRIPKRPGADWHDLPEEKVLAKAPTCIVLQCLQNAG
- the LOC131254790 gene encoding DNA (cytosine-5)-methyltransferase 1B-like isoform X3, which codes for MLASLLEMGYQVRFGVLEAGAFGVSQSGKRAFIWATSPQETLPEWPEPIHVFAGPGLKITLPRDVQYAAISSTGGAPFRVIAVRDTIGDLPPVGNGASKTKMDYGNDPVSWFQKKIRGNMLVLSDHISKEKNELNYIRCQRIPKRPGADWHDLPEEKVPRCITSEE
- the LOC131254790 gene encoding DNA (cytosine-5)-methyltransferase 1B-like isoform X1, with translation MLASLLEMGYQVRFGVLEAGAFGVSQSGKRAFIWATSPQETLPEWPEPIHVFAGPGLKITLPRDVQYAAISSTGGAPFRVIAVRDTIGDLPPVGNGASKTKMDYGNDPVSWFQKKIRGNMLVLSDHISKEKNELNYIRCQRIPKRPGADWHDLPEEKVKLSTGQMVDLIPRCLPNTANRHNQWKGLFGPDVPSMHYDC